The following coding sequences are from one Salvia hispanica cultivar TCC Black 2014 chromosome 3, UniMelb_Shisp_WGS_1.0, whole genome shotgun sequence window:
- the LOC125211415 gene encoding uncharacterized protein LOC125211415 yields the protein MSDRVYPSTKPKPTAGAPPLPNPPSKFRQPYRPTPRQPVKKTKPQLSCRRCCCLVCFWSILLLTLTLLAAAIAAAAFYALYHPHRPAFSVTSLKISAFNLSTTPADDSTRLTAKLNLTLSAKNPNKKFLFSYAPISISLQSDSITLANNTYPAFNSSPSAISLIHTSTPPRTQLLDADSLNSIKSHLRRGGLPIRILLDTTLIVRMDNIKTKRFGIRVTCDGIHGIVPKGKTVIPAKTTDAQCEVDLRIKILKWTF from the coding sequence ATGAGTGACAGAGTGTACCCCTCAACCAAGCCCAAGCCCACCGCCGGCGCGCCGCCCCTCCCCAACCCCCCTTCCAAATTCCGCCAGCCCTACCGCCCCACCCCCCGCCAACCCGTCAAAAAAACCAAGCCCCAATTGAGctgccgccgctgctgctgccTCGTCTGCTTCTGGTCCATCCTCCTCCTGACCCTGACCCTCCTCGCCGCCgccatcgccgccgccgccttctACGCCCTGTACCACCCCCACCGCCCCGCATTCTCCGTCACCTCCCTCAAAATCTCCGCCTTCAACCTGTCCACCACCCCCGCCGACGACTCCACCCGCCTCACCGCCAAACTCAACCTCACCCTCTCCGCCAAAAACCCCAACAAGAAGTTCCTCTTCTCCTACGCCCCAATCTCCATCTCCCTCCAATCCGACTCCATCACCCTCGCCAACAACACCTACCCCGCCTTCAACTCCTCCCCCTCCGCCATCTCCCTCATCCACACCTCCACCCCGCCCCGCACGCAGCTCCTCGACGCCGATTCCCTCAATTCCATCAAATCCCATCTCAGGCGGGGCGGCCTGCCCATCCGGATCCTGCTCGACACAACCCTAATCGTCAGAATGGATAACATCAAGACGAAGCGCTTCGGCATTAGAGTGACGTGTGATGGGATTCACGGAATCGTCCCCAAGGGTAAAACCGTCATTCCGGCTAAGACCACCGACGCTCAATGTGAGGTTGATCTCAGAATCAAGATCTTGAAATggacattttga
- the LOC125216312 gene encoding acyl-lipid (9-3)-desaturase-like, with translation MAETKKYISAEELASHNKPGDLWISIQGKIYDVSDWIKSHPGGDLPLLNLAGRDATDAFVAYHPAHAWSHLAPFHNHLHLQNYVVSEVSKDYRKLVHEFTKLGLFDKKGHNVLFSLTAIAMLFSLCLYGVVFCHGALLHALCGGAMGFLWIQSGWLGHDSGHYQIMLNRSSNRFIQVLSGNCLAGISIAWWKRNHNAHHIACNSLDHDPDLQHMPFFAVSPKFFNSITSLYYNRKLEFDKFARFLISKQHFTYYPVMSLARLNLFAQSFFLLSSNKDVPNRVQEILGLLTFWIWYPLLVSFLPNWKEKLMFVACSFVVTSIQHVQFTLNHFSANVYVGLPKGNDWFEKQTYGTLNISCPPWMDWFHGGLQFQIEHHLFPRLPRSQLRGVAPFVKELCKKHGLPYNCATFWGANVMTLRTLRAAAMQARDYSKPAPRNLVWEAVNSIG, from the coding sequence ATGGCGGAAACCAAGAAATACATCAGCGCCGAGGAGCTCGCCAGCCACAACAAGCCCGGCGACCTCTGGATCTCAATCCAGGGCAAAATCTACGACGTCTCCGATTGGATCAAATCCCACCCCGGCGGCGACCTCCCCCTCCTCAACCTCGCCGGCCGCGACGCCACCGACGCATTCGTCGCCTACCACCCCGCCCACGCCTGGTCCCACCTCGCCCCCTTCCACaaccacctccacctccaaaACTACGTCGTTTCCGAAGTCTCCAAGGACTACCGCAAACTCGTCCACGAATTCACCAAATTAGGCCTCTTCGACAAGAAGGGCCACAACGTGCTCTTCTCCCTCACCGCCATCGCAATGCTCTTCTCCCTCTGCCTCTACGGCGTCGTCTTCTGCCACGGCGCCCTCCTCCACGCCCTCTGCGGCGGCGCCATGGGGTTTCTCTGGATCCAGAGCGGCTGGCTCGGCCACGACTCCGGCCATTACCAAATCATGCTCAACAGAAGCTCCAATCGATTCATCCAGGTCCTCTCCGGCAACTGCCTCGCCGGAATCAGCATCGCGTGGTGGAAGCGCAACCACAACGCGCACCACATTGCCTGCAACAGCCTCGACCACGATCCGGATCTTCAACACATGCCCTTCTTCGCCGTTTCCCCCaaattcttcaattcaattaccTCTCTATACTACAATCGGAAACTCGAATTCGACAAATTCGCCAGATTCTTAATCAGTAAGCAGCATTTCACCTATTATCCGGTGATGAGCTTAGCTCGATTGAATCTCTTCGCTCAATCCTTCTTCTTGCTCTCCTCCAACAAGGATGTCCCAAATCGGGTGCAGGAAATTCTAGGGTTACTAACATTCTGGATTTGGTATCCTTTGCTAGTCTCATTTCTCCCCAATTGGAAGGAGAAATTGATGTTTGTTGCTTGCAGTTTTGTAGTTACAAGCATTCAGCATGTTCAATTCACATTGAATCATTTCTCTGCAAATGTGTATGTTGGACTGCCGAAGGGGAATGATTGGTTCGAGAAGCAGACGTATGGCACGCTGAACATCAGCTGCCCGCCGTGGATGGATTGGTTCCACGGCGGCCTGCAGTTCCAAATCGAGCACCACTTGTTCCCGCGCCTGCCACGGAGCCAGCTCCGTGGGGTGGCGCCCTTTGTGAAGGAGCTGTGCAAGAAGCACGGCTTGCCCTACAACTGCGCCACGTTCTGGGGCGCGAATGTGATGACGCTGAGGACGCTGAGGGCGGCCGCGATGCAGGCCAGGGACTATAGCAAGCCGGCCCCGAGGAATTTGGTGTGGGAGGCTGTGAACTCTATTGGTTAG
- the LOC125213940 gene encoding UDP-sulfoquinovose synthase, chloroplastic: MANAALVSCSLNLLSGSRSCSKPSSLLKPSAFVSLQVSQSPFRKIHLNGDKRLRKYHTVYAMAVSMGQETRTQPGSGSDHSSNEASKPKKVMVIGGDGYCGWATSLHLSNKNYEVAVVDNLVRRSFDHQLGLDSLTPIASIHNRIRRWKSLTGKDIGLYVGDICDFEFLSEAFKSFEPDAVVHFGEQRSAPYSMIDRSRAVYTQHNNVIGTLNVLFAIKEFGEDCHLVKLGTMGEYGTPNIDIEEGFITITHNGRTDTLPYPKQASSFYHLSKVHDSHNIAFTCKAWGIRATDLNQGVVYGVKTEETAMHEELYNRLDYDAVFGTALNRFCVQAAVGHPLTVYGKGGQTRGYLDIRDTVQCIELAIANPAQRGEFRVFNQFTEQFSVNELAALVTKAGKKLGLDVRTVSVPNPRVEAEEHYYNAKHTKLAELGLEPHLLSDSLLDSLLNFAIQYKDRVDSKQIMPSVSWRKIGAKPKTVPA; this comes from the exons ATGGCGAATGCCGCTTTGGTTTCTTGCTCTTTGAACCTCTTGTCGGGCAGCAGGTCGTGCAGCAAGCCCTCGAGCCTTCTTAAACCCTCTGCCTTTGTTAGTTTGCAGGTTTCTCAATCACCATTCCGAAAGATTCATCTCAATGGCGATAAAAGGTTGCGAAAATATCATACTGTCTATGCAATGGCTGTCTCCATGGGGCAGGAAACGAGGACTCAGCCTGGATCAGGGTCCGATCACAGCTCCAACGAGGCTTCTAAGCCAAAGAAGGTCATGGTGATCGGGGGTGATGGCTATTGTGGCTGGGCTACTTCGTTGCATCTCTCGAACAAGAACTACGAGGTTGCTGTTGTGGACAATCTCGTCCGTAGGAGTTTTGATCACCAGCTAGGTCTTGATTCCCTCACTCCCATTGCGTCCATCCACAACCGGATCAGGCGTTGGAAGTCCCTGACGGGCAAAGACATCGGGCTCTACGTTGGAGACATATGCGACTTTGAGTTCTTGTCAGAGGCCTTCAAGTCGTTTGAGCCCGATGCTGTTGTCCACTTTGGGGAGCAGAGATCCGCTCCGTACTCCATGATTGATCGGTCGAGGGCCGTGTACACACAGCACAACAACGTGATAGGTACCCTAAATGTTCTCTTTGCCATAAAGGAATTCGGGGAGGATTGCCATCTCGTGAAGCTCGGGACCATGGGAGAGTATGGGACCCCGAACATAGACATTGAGGAGGGGTTCATCACGATCACACACAATGGGAGGACCGACACCCTGCCTTACCCGAAGCAGGCTAGCTCGTTCTACCATCTCAGCAAAGTGCACGACTCTCACAACATTGCGTTTACTTGTAAGGCATGGGGGATCAGAGCCACGGACCTGAACCAGGGGGTTGTCTATGGAGTGAAAACTGAGGAGACAGCCATGCACGAGGAGCTGTACAATAGGTTGGATTATGATGCGGTGTTTGGAACTGCGTTGAACCGGTTCTGCGTTCAGGCTGCAGTGGGTCACCCGCTTACCGTCTATGGCAAAGGAGGGCAG ACCCGAGGATACCTCGATATACGAGACACGGTCCAATGCATCGAGCTTGCTATAGCAAACCCTGCCCAAAGGGGCGAGTTCCGGGTCTTCAACCAATTCACAGAACAATTCTCAGTGAACGAGCTCGCAGCCCTAGTCACAAAAGCAGGCAAGAAGCTCGGCCTCGACGTTCGGACGGTGTCTGTGCCTAACCCTAGGGTGGAGGCGGAGGAGCACTACTACAACGCCAAGCACACTAAGCTTGCAGAATTGGGACTCGAGCCCCATCTCCTATCGGACTCGCTCCTTGACTCGTTGCTCAATTTTGCAATCCAATACAAGGACCGGGTCGACTCCAAACAGATAATGCCGAGTGTCTCGTGGAGGAAAATCGGAGCCAAGCCGAAGACGGTCCCCGCGTAA
- the LOC125213941 gene encoding uncharacterized protein LOC125213941 isoform X1, whose protein sequence is MSENQSQHHKSPVVERRKVFIENSHGEKLVGMLHETGSSELVVICHGFRSTKDRIPMVNLAFAFEREGISAFRFDFAGNGESEGSFQYGNYRREAEDLYAVVKHFKAEQRCIVAVVGHSKGGNAVLLYASKYHDVQTVVNIAGRFDLRQGIEGRLGRDFQEKIKQCGFIDVKNRKGKTEYRVMEASLKDRLETDNRAVCQSIPPDCSVLTIHGTLDEKVPVEDASEFAKNIQNHNLCIVEGADHEFTKHQSRLNDIVLRFVLTRLRSSRL, encoded by the exons ATGTCGGAGAACCAGAGTCAACATCACAAATCTCCAG TGGTGGAGAGAAGGAAAGTGTTTATAGAGAACAGCCATGGTGAGAAGCTAGTCGGAATGCTGCACGAGACGGGGTCGAGTGAGCTCGTAGTTATATGCCATGGATTCCGGTCCACGAAG GATCGGATTCCTATGGTGAATCTTGCTTTTGCTTTCGAGAGAGAGGGGATCAGCGCCTTCCGCTTTGATTTTGCTGGCAATGG GGAAAGTGAGGGTTCGTTCCAATATGGAAATTACCGTAGAGAGGCTGAGGATCTATATGCAGTAGTCAAGCATTTCAAGGCTGAGCAGCGTTGCATAGTGGCCGTTGTTGGGCATAGTAAAG GAGGGAATGCTGTTCTGTTGTATGCCTCAAAGTACCATGACGTTCAAACAGTCGTCAACATAGCCGGACGCTTTGATCTGAGACAAGGGATTGAAGGTCGCTTGGGGAGAGACTTCCAAGAAAAGATCAAGCAATGTGGATTCATCGACGTGAAGAACAGGAAAG GGAAAACTGAATATCGGGTGATGGAGGCGAGCTTGAAGGACCGTCTGGAGACGGACAATCGTGCTGTGTGTCAATCTATCCCTCCAGACTGCAG CGTGCTAACGATACACGGCACATTAGACGAAAAGGTTCCGGTGGAAGATGCATCGGAGTTTGCCAAAAACATTCAAAATCATAATCTTTGTATAGTTGAAGGAGCCGATCATGAATTCACCAAGCATCAATCTCGGCTCAACGACATCGTGTTGCGTTTCGTGCTGACACGTCTCCGATCCTCCCGGCTCTAA
- the LOC125213941 gene encoding uncharacterized protein LOC125213941 isoform X2: MLHETGSSELVVICHGFRSTKDRIPMVNLAFAFEREGISAFRFDFAGNGESEGSFQYGNYRREAEDLYAVVKHFKAEQRCIVAVVGHSKGGNAVLLYASKYHDVQTVVNIAGRFDLRQGIEGRLGRDFQEKIKQCGFIDVKNRKGKTEYRVMEASLKDRLETDNRAVCQSIPPDCSVLTIHGTLDEKVPVEDASEFAKNIQNHNLCIVEGADHEFTKHQSRLNDIVLRFVLTRLRSSRL, translated from the exons ATGCTGCACGAGACGGGGTCGAGTGAGCTCGTAGTTATATGCCATGGATTCCGGTCCACGAAG GATCGGATTCCTATGGTGAATCTTGCTTTTGCTTTCGAGAGAGAGGGGATCAGCGCCTTCCGCTTTGATTTTGCTGGCAATGG GGAAAGTGAGGGTTCGTTCCAATATGGAAATTACCGTAGAGAGGCTGAGGATCTATATGCAGTAGTCAAGCATTTCAAGGCTGAGCAGCGTTGCATAGTGGCCGTTGTTGGGCATAGTAAAG GAGGGAATGCTGTTCTGTTGTATGCCTCAAAGTACCATGACGTTCAAACAGTCGTCAACATAGCCGGACGCTTTGATCTGAGACAAGGGATTGAAGGTCGCTTGGGGAGAGACTTCCAAGAAAAGATCAAGCAATGTGGATTCATCGACGTGAAGAACAGGAAAG GGAAAACTGAATATCGGGTGATGGAGGCGAGCTTGAAGGACCGTCTGGAGACGGACAATCGTGCTGTGTGTCAATCTATCCCTCCAGACTGCAG CGTGCTAACGATACACGGCACATTAGACGAAAAGGTTCCGGTGGAAGATGCATCGGAGTTTGCCAAAAACATTCAAAATCATAATCTTTGTATAGTTGAAGGAGCCGATCATGAATTCACCAAGCATCAATCTCGGCTCAACGACATCGTGTTGCGTTTCGTGCTGACACGTCTCCGATCCTCCCGGCTCTAA
- the LOC125214553 gene encoding protein indeterminate-domain 12-like, with amino-acid sequence MLQGMGGGIDDSLSNLTSAISNEASINSSSNGGTIPQQHMYNPSQPPPPKKRRNLPGNPDPEAEVVALSPAALMATNRFVCEICNKGFQRDQNLQLHRRGHNLPWKLKQRSNKEVVKKKVYICPEPSCVHHDPARALGDLTGIKKHFFRKHGEKKWKCEKCSKRYAVQSDWKAHSKICGTREYRCDCGTLFSRRDSFITHRAFCDALAEESSRAIPQTGPNPNHPQIHPFQNPNFLNLKQETLNFTLPPWLSPPDPFSQNPTPAAFSAAGPSLMSATALLQKAAQMGVTMSGPQGGKMPYHGSDHEDQTILAGQPNGQGFLATSSAASTAVLPSRDEFVHGLGAYENMVMPSTSGFQGFEDSFNGMFNAKRNVESFQQDGNLMGLRKEGGGGGRGGEDGKTRDFLGLRAFPHRDFSNMAGLDQMGSSSSSFDHQNQAPWQS; translated from the exons atgTTACAAGGCATGGGAGGAGGAATTGATGATTCCTTATCGAATTTAACGTCGGCGATTTCAAATGAGGCAAGCATCAATTCTAGCTCAAATGGAGGTACAATCCCGCAGCAGCATATGTACAACCCTTCACAGCCTCCTCCTCCCAAGAAGAGAAGAAACCTACCTGGCAATCCAG ATCCGGAGGCGGAGGTGGTGGCGCTGTCGCCCGCGGCGCTGATGGCGACGAACCGGTTCGTGTGCGAGATCTGCAACAAGGGTTTCCAACGGGACCAGAACCTGCAGCTGCACCGGCGGGGCCACAACCTGCCGTGGAAGCTTAAGCAGAGGAGCAACAAGGAggtggtgaagaagaaggtgTACATTTGCCCCGAGCCGAGCTGTGTCCACCACGACCCGGCTCGGGCGCTAGGGGATCTCACGGGCATCAAGAAGCACTTCTTCCGTAAGCACGGTGAGAAGAAGTGGAAGTGTGAGAAATGCTCCAAGCGCTACGCTGTCCAATCCGACTGGAAGGCCCATTCCAAGATATGCGGCACTCGTGAGTACCGATGCGATTGCGGTACCCTCTTTTCTAG GCGCGACAGTTTCATCACGCACCGAGCCTTTTGCGACGCCTTAGCCGAAGAGAGCTCCAGAGCCATCCCCCAAACgggccctaaccctaaccaCCCCCAAATCCACCCcttccaaaaccctaatttcctCAATCTTAAGCAAGAAACCCTAAATTTCACCCTCCCGCCGTGGCTCTCCCCGCCCGACCCCTTCTCTCAAAACCCTACCCCCGCCGCCTTCTCTGCTGCAGGGCCGTCGCTGATGTCAGCGACAGCCCTGCTTCAGAAGGCGGCGCAGATGGGAGTCACTATGAGCGGTCCCCAGGGCGGGAAAATGCCCTACCACGGGTCGGACCACGAGGACCAGACTATCCTCGCGGGCCAACCCAATGGACAGGGATTTTTAGCCACCTCGTCCGCGGCTTCAACAGCTGTCTTGCCCTCACGGGATGAGTTTGTGCACGGGTTGGGTGCGTACGAGAATATGGTCATGCCGTCAACGAGTGGGTTTCAAGGGTTTGAGGATAGTTTCAATGGGATGTTCAATGCCAAGAGGAATGTGGAGAGCTTTCAACAAGATGGGAATCTTATGGGGTTGAGGAAggagggcggcggcggcggacgAGGCGGCGAGGATGGGAAGACAAGGGATTTTTTAGGGTTGAGGGCGTTTCCGCATAGGGATTTTAGCAATATGGCTGGGCTTGATCAAATGGGGAGTTCGTCTTCTTCGTTTGATCATCAAAACCAAGCACCATGGCAAAGTTGA